One genomic region from Streptomyces sp. Li-HN-5-11 encodes:
- a CDS encoding ABC transporter ATP-binding protein: MTRAISLHDVSKTYTAKGARVVDRLSLDITPGEFLVLLGPSGCGKSTLLRMIAGLEEITEGALLLDGEYANHLPPSQRNVAMVFQNFALYPNMTSRDNIGFPLRIESPGQDPRPRVDVTARMLGIEDLLDRFPGQLSGGERQRVAMGRAISRHPSAFLMDEPLSNLDAKLRNHLRAEISKLTRELGVTTVYVTHDQAEAMSLGDRVAVMRGGVLQQVDTPRTVYALPRNVFVAAFVGTPRINLLRGLVRAPLDGAMSISLGKQSLLLPQPLSMDHQLLRVVQGREVIVGLRSEAVRISPRFSAPLEQGGPPSPASARPGEVPITGLVEHVEFQGHEVLVHFNTGSIPAVVPELEAARPSHRLDRRRRRESTVLERLRERAGSLRVGPVGVLERPVDAADEPAPTSSRIPGDLVVRTTPDIQLRHGMQVPLLVDLAHLFVFDQNGERLCPAPDHLPDLDE, translated from the coding sequence ATGACACGCGCCATCTCTCTGCATGACGTGAGCAAGACCTACACCGCGAAGGGCGCCCGCGTGGTGGACCGGCTGTCGCTGGACATCACGCCCGGCGAGTTCCTGGTGCTCCTGGGGCCCTCCGGCTGCGGAAAGTCCACCCTGCTCCGGATGATCGCCGGACTGGAGGAGATCACCGAGGGCGCACTGCTGCTCGACGGCGAGTACGCCAACCACCTGCCGCCGTCCCAGCGGAACGTCGCGATGGTGTTCCAGAACTTCGCGCTCTATCCGAACATGACCAGCCGCGACAACATCGGCTTCCCGCTGCGCATCGAGTCCCCCGGTCAGGACCCGCGCCCGCGTGTGGACGTCACCGCCCGCATGCTCGGCATCGAGGACCTCCTCGACCGCTTCCCGGGCCAGCTGTCCGGCGGCGAACGCCAGCGCGTCGCCATGGGCCGCGCGATCTCCCGGCACCCCTCCGCCTTCCTCATGGACGAGCCGCTGTCCAACCTCGACGCCAAGCTCCGCAACCACCTGCGCGCGGAGATATCCAAGCTCACCCGGGAGCTGGGCGTCACCACCGTGTACGTCACCCACGACCAGGCCGAGGCGATGTCGCTCGGCGACCGGGTCGCCGTCATGCGCGGCGGAGTCCTGCAACAGGTCGACACCCCGCGCACGGTGTACGCGCTGCCCCGCAACGTCTTCGTCGCCGCCTTCGTCGGCACCCCGCGCATCAACCTGCTGCGCGGCCTCGTCCGCGCCCCGCTCGACGGAGCGATGTCGATCAGCCTGGGCAAACAGTCCCTGCTGCTGCCCCAACCGCTCTCCATGGACCACCAGTTGCTGCGCGTGGTGCAGGGCCGCGAGGTCATCGTGGGCCTGCGCTCGGAGGCCGTACGGATCTCCCCCAGGTTCTCGGCTCCGCTCGAACAGGGGGGACCCCCATCACCCGCGTCCGCCCGGCCCGGGGAGGTGCCGATCACCGGGCTCGTGGAGCACGTGGAGTTCCAGGGCCACGAGGTCCTCGTGCACTTCAACACCGGCTCCATCCCCGCCGTCGTACCGGAACTGGAGGCCGCGCGGCCGTCCCACCGCCTCGACCGGCGCCGCCGCCGCGAGAGCACCGTCCTGGAGCGCCTGCGGGAGCGGGCGGGCTCCCTGCGTGTCGGCCCCGTCGGGGTTCTGGAGCGCCCGGTCGACGCGGCTGACGAACCGGCGCCGACGTCGAGCCGCATCCCCGGCGACCTGGTCGTGCGCACCACCCCCGACATCCAGCTCCGGCACGGCATGCAGGTCCCGCTCCTCGTCGACCTGGCCCACCTGTTCGTCTTCGACCAGAACGGAGAGCGCCTCTGCCCCGCCCCCGACCACCTGCCGGACCTGGACGAATGA